A genomic region of Dreissena polymorpha isolate Duluth1 chromosome 4, UMN_Dpol_1.0, whole genome shotgun sequence contains the following coding sequences:
- the LOC127877017 gene encoding uncharacterized protein LOC127877017, translating to MEDFTRFLKPYPEIRPFAESLAETGLYHMPPGACYTQQTSRWSHTSLALATARLRRTFLERRQAEINAEDALLRQRQLMKDKKEQLDRACVLYDQRLVHNLPVQQERKDEIRNTALQKEVIKW from the exons AAATCCGCCCCTTCGCTGAGTCGCTTGCCGAGACTGGACTCTACCATATGCCGCCAGGAGCTTGTTACACCCAGCAGACGTCAAGGTGGTCTCatacgagcctcgctctgg CTACAGCGCGCCTCAGACGCACATTTCTCGAACGCAGACAGGCCGAGATTAACGCCGAGGACGCGCTATTGAGGCAACGACAACTGATGAAAGACAAAAAGGAACAGCTGGATCGCGCATGCGTTCTTTATGACCAGAGACTCGTCCATAATCTGCCGGTACAGCAGGAACGCAAGGACGAGATCAGAAACACTGCTCTTCAAAAAGAAGTGATAAAATGGTAA